One Fontisphaera persica DNA window includes the following coding sequences:
- a CDS encoding glucose-6-phosphate isomerase, with product MNGKQASLWQRFQQYYSEYPELGLAVDLSRMAFSPDFLAKLEPALQRAYQEMQALEQGALANADEQRMVGHYWLRAPHRVPKKHRALAREITQTIADLKAFARDVHEGRVAGERGPFKNLLVIGIGGSALGPQFIAHALGHPLTDKMNVYFFDNTDPDGMDRVMAPLLMELGQTLCLVISKSGGTKETRNGMVEAAAAYARAGLRFGAHAVAITARGLNSQLEKLAQEERWLRIFPMWDWVGGRTSVTSAVGLLPAALQGLDIDALLAGAQACDEVTREPNTARNPAAQLAAMWYYAGQGRGARDMVVLPYKDRLELFSKYLQQLVMESLGKELDRDGRLVCQGLTVYGNKGSTDQHAYVQQLRDGLNNFFVTFIEVLRDRQGESIAVEGSATTGDFLQGFLLGTRQALWENGRESITLTLQEVSPFTVGVLIALFERAVGLYASLINLNAYHQPGVEAGKKAAGQVLALQEKVLQFLGRRPGRPQTLAAIARGLQAEEHIETIFKVCEHLAANPDRGLTKKAGPSLPETAYALAAKNKARKD from the coding sequence ATGAATGGAAAACAAGCAAGTTTGTGGCAGCGGTTTCAGCAATATTACTCGGAATACCCGGAGCTGGGCCTGGCGGTGGATTTGAGCCGCATGGCCTTTTCGCCGGATTTCCTGGCCAAGTTGGAGCCGGCCCTGCAGCGGGCCTACCAGGAAATGCAGGCGCTGGAGCAGGGGGCGCTGGCCAATGCGGATGAGCAGCGCATGGTGGGGCATTACTGGCTGCGCGCCCCGCATCGGGTGCCCAAAAAACACCGGGCGCTGGCGCGGGAAATCACCCAGACGATTGCCGACCTCAAGGCCTTCGCCCGCGACGTGCACGAGGGCCGCGTGGCCGGCGAGCGGGGGCCATTCAAAAACCTGCTGGTCATCGGCATTGGCGGCTCGGCTCTGGGGCCGCAATTCATCGCCCACGCGCTGGGGCATCCGCTGACCGACAAGATGAATGTTTATTTCTTCGACAACACCGACCCGGACGGCATGGACCGTGTGATGGCGCCGCTGCTCATGGAGCTGGGACAGACCCTGTGCCTGGTTATTTCCAAATCCGGCGGCACCAAGGAAACGCGCAACGGGATGGTGGAAGCGGCCGCGGCCTATGCGCGGGCCGGACTGCGGTTTGGCGCGCATGCGGTGGCCATCACCGCCCGCGGGTTGAACAGCCAGTTGGAGAAACTGGCGCAGGAGGAGCGCTGGCTGCGCATCTTCCCGATGTGGGACTGGGTGGGCGGCCGCACCAGCGTGACGTCCGCCGTGGGATTGCTGCCCGCCGCCTTGCAGGGGCTGGACATTGACGCCCTCCTGGCCGGCGCGCAGGCGTGTGATGAAGTCACGCGCGAGCCCAACACCGCGCGCAATCCGGCGGCGCAACTGGCGGCCATGTGGTATTACGCCGGCCAGGGCCGCGGCGCGCGCGACATGGTGGTGCTGCCCTACAAAGACCGGCTGGAGCTGTTCTCCAAGTATTTGCAGCAACTGGTGATGGAATCGCTGGGCAAGGAGCTGGACCGCGACGGCCGGCTGGTCTGCCAGGGGTTGACGGTGTACGGCAACAAAGGTTCCACCGACCAGCATGCCTATGTGCAGCAATTGCGGGACGGCCTCAACAACTTCTTTGTCACGTTCATTGAAGTGTTGCGCGACCGCCAGGGCGAAAGCATCGCCGTGGAAGGCTCCGCCACCACCGGCGACTTTCTCCAGGGCTTCCTGCTGGGCACGCGCCAGGCCTTGTGGGAAAATGGGCGCGAGTCCATCACGCTGACCCTGCAGGAAGTCTCACCGTTCACGGTGGGCGTGCTGATTGCCCTCTTTGAGCGGGCGGTGGGGCTTTATGCCTCCCTCATCAACCTCAACGCCTACCATCAACCGGGGGTGGAGGCCGGCAAAAAAGCGGCTGGGCAGGTCCTGGCTTTGCAGGAAAAAGTCCTCCAATTCCTGGGGCGGCGTCCGGGTCGGCCGCAAACGCTGGCCGCCATTGCCCGCGGCCTGCAGGCCGAGGAACACATCGAAACGATTTTCAAGGTTTGCGAGCACCTCGCCGCCAACCCCGACCGCGGGTTGACGAAAAAAGCCGGGCCGTCCCTGCCCGAAACTGCCTATGCGCTGGCCGCCAAAAACAAGGCACGGAAGGATTAG
- a CDS encoding alkaline phosphatase D family protein, which translates to MQRTALARSPFSRRLFVSRVLQTGALVLAGPGLARSGAAAVLEGGRPVITHGIASGDVTPYTAVIWSRTDRPARMYVEWSTVESLAQARRVIGPLALSYTDFTAKTLLTDLPPGQRIFYRVTFVSPEGATSEPVRGQFVTAPLDRRSVRLVWSGDTCGQGYGIDESRGGFIAYRTMLELQPDVFIHSGDWIYADNPLEPQRKLPSGGLWRNLVAEGKEKVAETLEEFRGNYRYNLLDKHYRAFHAAVATLGQWDDHEVRNNWYPGQILDDKRYTEKNVDRLFRRAQRAFWEYVPLRPDAEWRIYRHIPRGPLCDVFLLDCRTYRGPNGPNRQTERSAESAFLGDAQLEWLKRALQASRATWKIIANDMPIGMLIPDARGTYENCSNGNGPPLGRELEFAELLRFLKEQRIRNVVWLTADVHHAITHHYHPDRAVFKDFDSFWEFVSGPLHAGTYGPGQLDNTFGPKVEWNSRAPGAPEAGPFNDQQFIGVVDIEGASGRLTVTHYNRDGQALAKTTLEPALA; encoded by the coding sequence ATGCAAAGAACAGCCCTCGCCCGTTCCCCGTTTTCCCGGCGTCTTTTCGTCTCCCGCGTGCTGCAAACGGGCGCGCTGGTGCTGGCGGGGCCGGGGCTGGCGCGCTCCGGCGCCGCGGCGGTTTTGGAGGGCGGCCGCCCGGTCATCACGCACGGCATTGCCAGCGGCGATGTGACGCCATACACCGCCGTCATTTGGAGCCGCACCGACCGCCCCGCCCGCATGTACGTGGAATGGAGCACGGTGGAATCTCTGGCGCAGGCCCGCCGGGTGATTGGGCCACTGGCTCTGTCCTACACCGATTTTACCGCCAAAACCCTGCTGACCGACCTGCCGCCCGGGCAGCGGATTTTCTATCGGGTGACCTTTGTCTCCCCGGAGGGCGCCACCAGCGAGCCGGTGCGCGGCCAGTTCGTGACGGCGCCGCTGGACCGGCGCTCCGTGCGTCTGGTCTGGTCCGGTGACACCTGCGGGCAGGGCTATGGGATTGATGAATCTCGCGGCGGCTTTATTGCGTACCGCACGATGTTGGAGCTGCAGCCGGATGTTTTCATCCACAGCGGCGACTGGATTTATGCCGACAACCCGCTGGAGCCGCAGCGCAAGCTCCCGAGCGGCGGCCTCTGGCGGAACCTCGTGGCCGAGGGCAAGGAGAAGGTGGCCGAAACGCTGGAGGAATTCCGCGGCAATTACCGGTACAACCTGCTGGACAAACATTACCGCGCCTTTCACGCCGCGGTGGCCACCCTGGGACAGTGGGATGACCATGAAGTGCGCAACAACTGGTACCCGGGCCAGATTCTGGACGACAAACGCTATACCGAGAAAAACGTGGACCGCCTTTTCCGCCGCGCCCAGCGCGCCTTCTGGGAGTATGTGCCCCTGCGGCCGGACGCGGAGTGGCGCATTTACCGCCACATCCCGCGCGGGCCGTTGTGCGATGTTTTCCTGCTCGACTGCCGCACCTACCGCGGCCCCAACGGCCCCAACCGCCAGACCGAGCGCAGCGCGGAAAGCGCCTTTCTGGGGGACGCCCAACTGGAGTGGCTCAAACGCGCGTTGCAGGCCAGCCGCGCGACCTGGAAAATCATCGCCAACGACATGCCCATCGGCATGTTAATCCCCGACGCGCGCGGCACGTATGAAAACTGCTCCAATGGCAACGGCCCGCCGCTGGGCCGGGAGTTGGAATTTGCCGAGCTGTTGCGGTTCTTGAAGGAACAGCGCATCCGCAATGTGGTGTGGCTTACCGCCGATGTGCATCATGCCATCACCCACCATTATCATCCGGATCGGGCGGTGTTCAAAGACTTCGATTCTTTCTGGGAATTTGTCAGCGGCCCGCTCCATGCCGGCACCTACGGGCCGGGGCAGTTGGACAACACTTTCGGCCCCAAAGTGGAGTGGAATTCGCGCGCCCCGGGCGCGCCGGAGGCCGGGCCGTTCAATGACCAGCAGTTCATTGGGGTGGTGGACATTGAGGGCGCCAGCGGCCGGTTGACGGTGACCCATTACAATCGCGACGGCCAGGCTCTGGCCAAAACCACCCTGGAGCCGGCATTGGCCTAA
- the hpnI gene encoding bacteriohopanetetrol glucosamine biosynthesis glycosyltransferase HpnI, which yields MNLVVWIFAGLAGLSLVLLLWQWLAAWRFPLHQRIARPGFAPGVTLFKPLKGCDSETRACLESWLKQDYAGPVQVLFGVASELDPVVMVVRELLKEHPQRDARLVICRESLGANAKVSTLLQLAPEARHDLWIISDADVRVPPDFLANVVAPFHVRETGLVTCFYELANPATLAMRCEAVAINGDFWSQVLQSNTLRPMQFALGAVMAVRRRALEEAGGFAALKDLLADDYHLGRRVAERGWRIELCPVVVSCFESPQGWGQVFRHQLRWARTIRACQPAPYFFSILSNGTLWPVLMMLAGWSLPWTGVGCLMIAVRAAASLWLQHRLTRQRRHLFYDFLVVVKDFLQAAVWLLAFTGNTIEWRGQKARVTRDGRLIAT from the coding sequence ATGAATCTGGTGGTGTGGATATTCGCCGGTCTGGCGGGGCTGAGCCTGGTATTGCTGCTCTGGCAGTGGCTGGCCGCCTGGCGCTTTCCGCTGCATCAGCGCATCGCGCGCCCGGGCTTTGCCCCTGGCGTTACGCTGTTCAAACCGCTCAAGGGCTGCGACAGCGAGACGCGCGCCTGTCTGGAGAGCTGGCTCAAGCAGGATTACGCCGGGCCGGTGCAGGTGTTGTTTGGGGTGGCCTCGGAGCTGGACCCGGTGGTAATGGTGGTGCGCGAGCTGTTGAAGGAGCATCCCCAACGAGATGCGCGGCTGGTCATCTGCCGGGAATCCCTGGGTGCCAATGCCAAAGTCTCCACGCTCCTGCAACTTGCCCCGGAAGCGCGGCATGATTTGTGGATTATCAGCGACGCCGATGTGCGCGTGCCGCCGGATTTTCTGGCCAACGTCGTGGCGCCGTTTCACGTGCGCGAGACCGGGCTGGTGACCTGTTTCTACGAGCTGGCCAATCCAGCCACGCTGGCCATGCGCTGCGAGGCGGTGGCCATCAATGGGGATTTCTGGAGCCAGGTGCTGCAATCCAACACCCTGCGGCCCATGCAGTTTGCGCTGGGGGCCGTCATGGCCGTCCGCCGTCGCGCGCTGGAGGAGGCGGGCGGGTTCGCGGCGCTGAAAGATTTGCTGGCCGATGATTATCACCTGGGCCGGCGGGTGGCCGAGCGCGGCTGGCGCATTGAGTTGTGCCCGGTGGTGGTGAGCTGTTTCGAGTCCCCCCAGGGCTGGGGCCAGGTCTTCCGTCATCAACTGCGCTGGGCGCGGACCATCCGTGCCTGCCAGCCGGCACCGTATTTTTTCAGCATCCTCAGCAACGGCACCCTGTGGCCCGTGTTGATGATGCTGGCCGGCTGGAGTTTGCCCTGGACCGGCGTCGGCTGCCTTATGATTGCCGTGCGGGCCGCCGCCAGTCTTTGGCTGCAACACCGCCTCACCCGGCAGCGCAGGCATCTTTTTTATGACTTCCTGGTGGTGGTGAAAGACTTCCTGCAGGCCGCTGTGTGGCTGCTGGCATTCACCGGCAACACCATCGAATGGCGCGGCCAGAAGGCGCGGGTCACGCGCGACGGCCGCTTGATTGCAACTTGA
- a CDS encoding RNA recognition motif domain-containing protein has product MSTKLFVGNLSYNTTENDLHDAFAAHGTVVEANLMVDRMSGRSRGFAFVTMSTPEEAQRAIEAMHGASLDGRNLTVNIARPREERPPGGGGGGGGRDRGPRRDFGGRRGNRY; this is encoded by the coding sequence ATGAGCACCAAACTCTTCGTGGGAAATCTCTCCTATAACACCACGGAAAACGATCTGCATGACGCCTTTGCCGCCCACGGCACAGTCGTCGAAGCCAACCTGATGGTGGACCGCATGAGCGGCCGCTCCCGGGGATTTGCCTTTGTGACGATGAGCACGCCGGAGGAAGCCCAGCGCGCCATCGAAGCGATGCACGGCGCATCGCTGGATGGCCGCAACCTGACCGTCAATATCGCCCGCCCGCGCGAGGAACGCCCGCCCGGTGGTGGTGGCGGCGGTGGTGGACGCGATCGCGGCCCGCGCCGTGATTTCGGCGGCCGCCGCGGTAATCGTTACTAA
- a CDS encoding tetratricopeptide repeat protein codes for MPKPKPQSAAASGSNLARPARRRLGIKILVMALPLLVFLALEAVLRLVGYGHPTDFFLPAVVQGRPVWVENHQFGWRFFPPRIARAPQPMVVDQVKPPGTVRIVILGESAAMGDPEPAYGFGRYLEVLLSEAFPDKKFEVINAAMTAINSHVIRLIARDCVKLDADFWVLYMGNNEVVGPYGSGTVFGRQAPDLPLIRAALFFRTLKTGQLAEACLQQLRAGRAAQAEWGGLEMFLEHKLAPDDPRMQRVYRHFENNLTDILETGRRAGARVVVSTVSANWKDCAPFASLHRSDMTAAELEVWQNAVREGARLAAAGQHQQALAHFQEAYELDRDHAELEYRIAEAKWALKQFREARGYYQWARDMDALRFRVDTRLNEITRAVAGSRTNQNVYLVDAERVLSRAAPNQTPGRELFYDHVHLNFAGNYALARAIAAPIAAALAPAGRTSWLAPQEAQDRLAATAFDQLQVWREMRRRLQRPPFTQQLNHTAQIQWVDEQIAALRPQTSVTQGLPPQASVYQQALARRPNDATLLARYARLLEEAGDLNGALQQWEKVGGLLPHDYQAEYFQGLLWRNLGRLERAREHFQRVLQLRPNVAEAWNGLGLCEMDEGRLAEALASFDKALARRPTDADFHYNKAIVHARASRTHDAMACYRQALAMAPEHTSARYNLANLLIRQGQWAEAEKELQTLLQHAPDHARARNNYGLALLRLRRPAEAVEQFRQTLRYEPDNAEARLNLANALLTLKQWDEAIAHLEAFLAAHPGHPAAQQRLAEARALRAAGQNAPAP; via the coding sequence ATGCCCAAACCGAAGCCGCAGTCTGCCGCCGCGTCCGGGTCCAACCTGGCCAGGCCTGCGCGCCGCCGGCTGGGAATCAAAATCCTGGTCATGGCGCTGCCGTTGCTGGTTTTCCTGGCCCTGGAAGCTGTGCTGCGCCTGGTGGGTTATGGCCATCCCACGGATTTTTTCCTGCCCGCCGTCGTGCAAGGCCGGCCGGTCTGGGTGGAAAATCACCAGTTTGGCTGGCGGTTTTTCCCGCCGCGCATCGCGCGGGCGCCGCAGCCGATGGTAGTGGACCAGGTCAAGCCGCCCGGCACGGTGCGGATTGTGATTTTGGGTGAATCGGCCGCCATGGGGGACCCCGAGCCGGCTTATGGTTTTGGCCGGTACTTGGAGGTATTGTTAAGCGAGGCCTTTCCCGACAAGAAATTTGAGGTCATCAACGCGGCCATGACCGCCATCAACTCGCACGTCATCCGGCTGATTGCCCGGGATTGCGTCAAACTGGACGCCGATTTTTGGGTGCTTTACATGGGCAACAATGAGGTGGTGGGGCCGTATGGCTCGGGCACGGTATTTGGCCGGCAGGCGCCTGACCTGCCCCTGATTCGCGCAGCGCTGTTCTTTCGCACGCTCAAGACAGGCCAACTGGCGGAGGCCTGTCTGCAGCAACTTCGCGCAGGCCGCGCGGCGCAGGCCGAGTGGGGCGGGCTGGAGATGTTTCTCGAACACAAACTGGCCCCCGATGACCCCCGCATGCAGCGGGTGTACCGGCATTTTGAAAACAACCTGACGGACATTCTGGAAACCGGACGGCGGGCGGGCGCGCGCGTGGTGGTCTCCACGGTGAGCGCGAATTGGAAAGATTGCGCGCCGTTTGCCTCGTTGCATCGCAGCGACATGACAGCGGCGGAATTGGAGGTGTGGCAAAACGCCGTGCGCGAAGGGGCGCGGCTGGCCGCCGCGGGGCAGCATCAGCAGGCGCTGGCCCATTTCCAAGAAGCGTATGAACTGGACCGGGACCATGCGGAGCTGGAATACCGCATTGCCGAAGCCAAATGGGCCTTGAAGCAGTTTCGGGAGGCGCGCGGCTACTATCAATGGGCGCGCGACATGGATGCGCTGCGTTTCCGGGTGGACACCCGCCTCAACGAAATCACCCGCGCCGTGGCGGGGAGCAGGACCAATCAAAACGTTTATCTGGTGGACGCCGAGCGGGTCTTGAGCCGCGCCGCGCCCAACCAAACGCCCGGCCGGGAGTTGTTTTACGACCATGTGCATCTTAATTTCGCCGGCAATTACGCCCTCGCCCGGGCAATCGCCGCGCCCATCGCGGCGGCCCTGGCCCCTGCGGGGCGCACCTCATGGTTGGCGCCGCAGGAAGCCCAGGACCGCCTGGCAGCCACGGCTTTTGACCAGTTGCAGGTGTGGCGGGAGATGCGCCGGCGGCTGCAACGGCCGCCGTTTACGCAGCAGTTGAATCATACGGCGCAAATCCAATGGGTGGACGAGCAAATCGCCGCCTTGCGTCCGCAGACCAGCGTCACCCAGGGGCTGCCGCCACAGGCCAGTGTGTATCAGCAGGCCCTGGCCAGACGCCCCAACGATGCCACCCTGCTGGCGCGATACGCCCGTTTGTTGGAGGAGGCAGGGGACTTGAATGGCGCTCTTCAGCAGTGGGAAAAAGTCGGCGGCCTGCTGCCCCATGACTATCAAGCGGAATATTTTCAGGGGTTGCTCTGGCGGAATCTGGGCAGGCTGGAGCGGGCGCGCGAGCATTTCCAGCGCGTTTTGCAGCTCCGGCCCAATGTCGCCGAGGCGTGGAATGGTTTGGGACTCTGCGAAATGGACGAAGGCCGGCTGGCCGAGGCGCTGGCCAGTTTTGACAAGGCCCTGGCCCGGCGCCCGACGGACGCCGATTTCCACTACAACAAAGCCATTGTCCACGCCCGGGCCAGCCGCACCCATGACGCCATGGCCTGTTACCGGCAGGCGCTGGCGATGGCCCCGGAGCACACCAGTGCGCGTTACAATCTGGCCAATCTGCTCATCCGGCAGGGCCAGTGGGCCGAAGCGGAAAAGGAGTTGCAAACCCTCCTGCAACACGCCCCTGACCATGCGCGCGCTCGCAATAATTACGGACTGGCGCTCTTGCGCCTCCGGCGCCCCGCCGAGGCGGTGGAGCAATTCCGCCAGACCTTGCGCTACGAACCGGATAACGCCGAAGCGCGCCTGAATCTGGCCAACGCCCTCCTGACCCTGAAACAGTGGGACGAGGCCATTGCGCATCTGGAGGCGTTTCTGGCGGCGCACCCCGGGCATCCGGCAGCCCAACAGCGGCTGGCCGAGGCGCGAGCCTTGCGGGCGGCGGGCCAGAACGCCCCGGCCCCGTGA
- a CDS encoding DUF1553 domain-containing protein, whose protein sequence is MKYLAIVAGLLGLLASGPAEGAFGPAERAERQARRAQAREVALLLRELQGRPVRLAANPPAASPARPAVTNKAVPPAPPPKTAARPATNAPPPLPVSAANPYEAPHLKLPVTPLDEIVQRHWQKWGISPAQPCSDAVFVRRVYLDVIGTLPTALEAREFLLDRNPNKRKLLIDRLLEREEFADYWTMKWADLLRVKAEFPINLWPNAVQAYHRYLYTSLRDNKPYDQFARELLTSSGSNFRVGQVNFYRAVQDKTPEGIARAVALTFLGERADHWPPEKLAGLAGFFAHVNFKSTTEWKEEIVYFDPLLQPTQKIAGLELKPVFPDGATPRILPAEDPREVFARWLIRPQNPWFARTLANRAWYWFMGRGIIHEPDDARPDNPPSNPELLAYLEKELVAAKYDIKQLFRLILNSRTYQLSALLPNPHPKAAEQFAYYPMRRLEAEVLIDALNQITGTTEKYSSPIPEPFTFIPENQRSIALADGSITSPFLELFGRPPRDTGLESERNNRLTASQRLHLLNSSHIQRKLERSQMIAYQMQGNRPMREIISNLYLGILSRWPTEQELRTFEQYVQKAGLKPRDAALDLSWSLINSSEFLFRH, encoded by the coding sequence ATGAAATATCTGGCAATCGTGGCAGGACTCCTTGGCCTGTTGGCGTCCGGGCCGGCCGAGGGCGCGTTTGGACCCGCTGAACGGGCGGAGCGCCAGGCGCGGCGCGCCCAGGCCCGGGAAGTGGCTCTGTTGCTGCGCGAACTCCAGGGCCGCCCGGTGCGACTGGCAGCCAACCCGCCTGCGGCCAGCCCCGCGCGGCCGGCGGTCACCAACAAGGCTGTCCCGCCTGCGCCACCGCCCAAAACTGCCGCCCGCCCGGCCACCAACGCGCCGCCGCCCCTGCCGGTTTCGGCCGCCAACCCTTACGAGGCGCCGCATCTCAAATTGCCGGTGACGCCCCTGGATGAAATTGTCCAGCGGCACTGGCAGAAATGGGGGATTAGTCCGGCGCAGCCGTGCTCGGATGCCGTCTTTGTGCGTCGGGTATATCTGGATGTGATTGGCACTCTGCCCACGGCGCTGGAGGCGCGCGAATTTTTGCTGGACCGCAACCCCAACAAACGCAAGCTGCTGATTGACCGCCTGCTGGAGCGCGAGGAATTTGCCGACTACTGGACCATGAAATGGGCGGATTTGCTCCGCGTCAAAGCCGAATTTCCCATCAACCTCTGGCCCAACGCCGTGCAGGCCTACCATCGCTACCTTTACACCAGCCTGCGCGACAACAAGCCCTACGACCAGTTCGCCCGGGAGCTGCTCACCTCCAGCGGCAGCAACTTCCGCGTGGGCCAGGTCAACTTCTACCGCGCCGTGCAGGACAAAACCCCCGAGGGCATCGCCCGCGCCGTCGCCCTGACTTTTCTGGGCGAGCGCGCAGACCACTGGCCGCCGGAGAAACTGGCCGGGCTGGCGGGATTCTTTGCCCATGTCAATTTCAAGAGCACCACGGAATGGAAGGAGGAAATTGTATATTTTGACCCCCTCCTGCAACCCACCCAAAAAATCGCCGGCCTGGAGTTAAAACCAGTATTCCCGGATGGCGCCACACCCCGCATCCTCCCCGCGGAAGACCCCCGCGAGGTGTTTGCGCGCTGGCTCATCCGGCCCCAAAACCCGTGGTTTGCGCGCACGCTGGCCAATCGCGCCTGGTATTGGTTCATGGGCCGTGGCATCATCCACGAGCCGGATGACGCGCGCCCGGACAACCCGCCCTCCAACCCTGAGCTGCTGGCGTACCTGGAAAAAGAGCTGGTGGCCGCCAAGTATGACATCAAACAGCTTTTCCGTCTCATTCTGAACTCGCGCACCTACCAGCTTTCCGCCCTGCTGCCCAACCCCCACCCCAAAGCCGCCGAGCAATTTGCGTATTATCCCATGCGCCGGCTGGAGGCCGAAGTCTTGATTGACGCGCTCAATCAAATTACCGGCACCACCGAGAAATATTCCAGCCCCATTCCCGAGCCGTTCACGTTCATCCCGGAGAACCAGCGCTCCATCGCCCTGGCGGATGGAAGCATCACCAGCCCGTTTCTGGAGCTGTTTGGCCGCCCGCCCCGCGACACCGGGCTGGAAAGCGAGCGCAACAACCGCCTCACCGCCTCGCAACGGCTGCACCTGCTTAATTCCAGCCACATTCAGCGCAAACTCGAACGCAGCCAGATGATTGCCTACCAGATGCAGGGCAACCGCCCCATGCGCGAAATCATCAGCAACCTCTATTTGGGCATCCTCTCCCGGTGGCCCACGGAGCAGGAGCTGCGCACCTTCGAGCAATACGTGCAAAAAGCCGGCCTCAAGCCGCGCGACGCCGCCCTGGACCTCTCGTGGTCCCTCATCAACAGCAGTGAATTTCTGTTCCGCCACTGA